GGAATCGTCAAACAAAACTGGGTAAAGTGTTTAGTTCTTCCACTATATTTACCTTACCCAAGGGTGGTAAACGTTCCCCTGATGTCGCTTGGATTGCTAATCAACGCTGGGAAGCTTTACCCCGAGAAGAACAAGAAAAATTTGCGAGAATTTGTCCTGATTTTGTGATAGAATTAAGGTCGCGCACTGATTCTTTAAGTCAACTCCAAGCAAAAATGCAGGAATATCTCGTCAGTGGCTTAAGACTAGGTTGGTTAATTGATCCCATTAGTCAACAGGTAGCCATCTATCGCCAAAATCAGGAAGTAGAAATCGTCTCATTACCAACCACCTTATCCGGGGAGGATGTTTTACCCGGATTTACTTTAGAATTACCCCTTTTTTGACCGGAGGAAACCCCTAGATGATAGCAACTACAACAATTTCTCCTCAATTAACCATTCCACGCCTAGAAAATGGGGACAAGCTTACTCGTCGTGAATTTGAGCGTAGATATAATGCTATGCCAAAGCTGAAAAAGGCAGAACTGATTGAAGGAATTGTTTATATTATGGCTTCTCCCCTAAGAATTAAGAACCATGGTGAACCTCATGCTCAGATTATCACCTGGTTAGGTTTGTATCAAGCCTTCACCCCGAATCTGCAATTAGGTGATAATTGTACGGTTCGTCTTGATGCAGACAATGAACCTCAACCCGATGCACTATTAAGAATTAAAAATGGTGGACAATCAACGATTAGTGAGGATGGTTATGTCGAAGGTGCGCCAGAGTTAATCGTCGAAATTGCAGCGAGTACCGTCTCCCTTGACTTACATCAAAAACTTAATGTTTATCGCCGTAACCAAGTGCAAGAATATCTAGTCTGGCGAGTCGAAGATGGAGAATTTGATTGGTTTAGATTAACAAATGAAGAATATATTAAACTTGAACCGAACTCAGAAGGGATAATTTGTTCCCAGATCTTCCCTGGATTATGGTTAGATAGGGATGCTTTACTAGCCGGTGACTTAGCCAAGGTTTTAGAGGTTTTGCAATTAGGAATAGCTAGGAGATAATTAATAGTGAAATATAGCATTTTAATTCAATTAGCCTCGCCAAAACTATTACAACTAGCTGAGAAAATTACTAATGACTAACCTCCCAACTATTCCAGGATTAAAAGAACTACAAAAACAAACCAAAGGCGCATCAGAAATAACCGTCGCCATTCTCGATGGTGTAGTTGATACCGACCATCCCTGCTTCAAGGGGGCAGCTCTAACCCGTTTACCCACCCTCGTCCAGCATCAAGCCACCGCCTGGCAAATGTCCACCCACGGAACCCATATTGCCAGCCTCATCTTCGGACAACCCAACAGCGACATCCAAGGTATTGCCCTTAATCTTCAGGTTCTATCCCCAAGGCCCTCAACTGTTCCGCTAGGCGATCGGCTCGTTGTCGTTCCTGTTCGGCTCGTTGTCGTTCCTGTTGAGTAGATTCCTGGGAAGTTAACAACAAGTTACCTTCCCCATCCCACCAGCGAAGCCAGGGAAAGGATTGATTTTGGTATTCCCCCTGCCAAATTCCTAACTCTACCTTGAGAGGAACAATGGGATAATGACCGCGCTGATTAGGAGTCATTTTTTGGTAACGACCATTAACTAACTGGTACATCTCGATCTGGGCCTTGTTAACTTCATAAATTCCATAAAAAGGAATTTGAATCGCTCGCTCATAGATCCAAAATTTACCCTTGACAGGCGTTTTATCCCGTTCTTCTTCACCATTGCCAGAGACAAATTCTAAGGCAATAACCGGTTCAATGGTTTCTTTCCACATCACAAAGGAACGCCGGACTTGACCCTCAATGGTTGTGGGGACATGGGGAACATAAAACCAATCGGGAGCAACAGCACCTTTTTCTAGGGATTCTGGATGCTCTGGCAATCGCCAATAAATCCCACAATCTCGACCCAGACAGTAATTACCGTCAGGATGTAATTGCTCCAAAAGGGGTGTAATAGTATCCGTTAAAAGGTCTGCTTGGGGAGGCTCTTGATAGTTTTTCACAAAACTTCCATCTTTATCGGGGAGTTGGGTGTGATCGGGTAAAGGGGAAGCGCAATAAACCGTTGCAGAAGGGTCCTGAATTGTGGTTGAGGGTTGTGCCGTTGGGGTGATTGCACTCATCTTTAATTCCCCTATTTTTGTTATCTAGCTTTTATTCTATAACTGTTCTTGAAAACCTGCAAAAACTATGCCTGATCTCAATGCTATCCCCGGAATGACTGCTCTTCGCTCCCATACCAAAGGCGATCCACGCATCAAAATCGCCGTTCTTGATGGACCGATTGACTTAGACCGCGCCTGTTTCCAAGGAGCAAATATTACCCGCCTTGATCCCTATTGGTCGGAAGAATTTCCCATCGATCCGCAACACTTACAAGCGTTTTTAGATGTAGAAAAAAGTGGCAAAAGTGAAGAAGAAAAAGAGGATCTGTTCAAAGAAGCAATCCCCGATCAAAACATCCGTGAAAGTTTGCATTTGCGCTTCCATGCTAACCATATTATCAGCACCATTTGTGGACAGCCAGATTCACCAGTAGAAGGGATTGCTCCTAACGCTACTGTAATTAATATTCCCATCGCCTATAGCAACGAAGATTTTATTAATCCCCTCAATCTTTCTAGGGCAATTAGTACCGCGATTGAACAGGGAGTTAATATTATCCATTGTGCCGCTTGTCACCCAACTCAAAGCGGATTAGCTCACGAATTTATTGATAAAGCAATTCGTCAGGCTCAAGCTAATAATATCCTAGTGATTGCCCCCGGAGGTAATGATAAAGGAGAGTGTTGGTGTGTTCCCGCAGTATTAGAAAATGTCCTAACAGTGGGAGCGATGAAAGATACGGGAGAGCCATTTAAATTTAGTAATTTTGGTGGTAAATATGCAACTCAAGGGATTCTCGCTCCCGGAGAGAATATTTTAGGCGCTCAACCCGGAACCGATGACCCCATCCGCAAAAAAGGGACTAGCTGCGCGGCTCCCATTGTGACAGGAACAGCCGCTTTATTAATGAGTTTACAATTAGAACAGGGGTTATCTCCCGATGCAGAAGCAGTAAGAGCCGCCTTGATTAATAGTGCCATCCCCTGCGATCCTAATCAAGTAGAAGAACCGGAACGCTGTTTATTAGGAAAAATTAATATTGCGGGTGCTTACGAATTAATTACCGGACAAAAATTATCAAGCTTACCCAGTTCAATAACAGAAAACGCCATCACCTCACCTATACTCAGTGGCAAATACATTTTAGATCCACAACCTATAGCAACGGGAAGTTTTAAAATCTATAAAGCTGTTGATGCAACTAACCCCGGCGTAAATCTTGCTATTAAGGTATATCAACTAAATCTGGAGGAACAACTAGCAACTGGTAATAAAACTTTTTTCAAATCCTTGAGTAAGGAGATGGCAAATGAAGCCTTAAAGAGAGAAATACAAGCTCTCACAGAGTTAAAACATCCTAGAATTATCAAACTGCTTGATTATGGTGTTGATGAACATACAGATAATGAGTTTTTGGTGCTTGAATGGATGGACTGGAATTTAGAAGATTATCTTCAAGTTTATCCCTATAAAGATTGGCATGACTTTTATATAAATATTGCCTTACCGATTCTTGAAGGTCTGGAATTTTGTCACCGTCATCACTATATCCACAGAGACATTCATCCGACAAATATTCTTATTGACAATCAAAGTAATGTCAAGCTTGCTGATTTTAACGTTTCCACGAAAATTGACAATAACGATAATAGTAATATTACCTTAGTCTCTCTGTTGAAACTTGGGCGAGGTATTTATGTTCCTCCTGAACCGGGTAATGGGCTAAACAGCTATACTAGAGATGTGTTTGCCTTTGGCATTTTAGTGTTAGATTGTTTGACTGATGTTGAATTGTCTAATTATGAAGATGTTTTAGCTGCACTACAAAAACTTGATGCACCACTACCCATTAAAAATTTAATTGCAGCGACAATTGCCCTTGATCCCGAAAAAAGACCGGCTACAGCCAAAGTTCTTTTAAGAGAATTACAAGCAATTGAAAACCTAGAACAGCTTAAAAAGCCCTTAGTCAAGGAATCTGAAATAAAACTCAATTCCCATCTGGTTAGTGGAAACACAAATCTTAATCAAGTATCATCAAATATCGCTGTCACAACTCCTGTTTCTGCAAACTTGATCAATGCTAGTCAAGCAAGCATTACTCCTAGTCAACGGTCAAACCTGGTTTATGTGTTAGGAACTTTAGGTTATGACTTCGGCACAGAAGCGCGTCGGGACACCTTTAAACAGTTAATGCCAACCATCACGATCGATAATCTTGAATTACCATCCAATCCCTACGATGCGCGGCAAATGGTAGATTATTTAGAAAGTAATCTATCAGAAACTAAGTCTTTAATTTGGACAGTCAATTTAGAACTAACTCCCATCTATGCAATTAAACCCGTGGGAGCTTTTGCCGCCGAGATTTATCAAGTCATGCAATATATGTTAGCGGGTCAAATATTGCCAGAAGCTGACGAAGATTATGTGGAAAGGGTGAGTATACCTGGTATGCTGACCGAGGAAACCGTGAGACTTTTTTCTGGTCAAATTGTTCCCGTCATCAAGGTTAATAGTCCCCGGGGAATGTATGGCTGGAAAGTTAATACTCTCATTGAATCAGCGCTAGAAACTGTTAGCGCAGAACATGAAATCGCCGATGAAGCGAGGATGCGTCGTTCTCTGACCAGTTTCTTAAATCGCATTTATTATGACTTACGCAATGTCGGACAAATCGCCCGCGATCGCGCTTTAAATTTTGCGGCTACTAACGCTTTTCAAGCCGTACAAACCTTCTCCCAAGCAGTAGCGATGGGAATGGAACTACACAGTATTGAAGTAGAAAAAAGCCCCTTCTGTCGCTACGGAAGTGAATGCTGGGATGTGAAATTAAAATTCTTTGATCCCGAAAATGGTCTGCGTGCCAAACGAGTTTTTCGCTTTACCATTGATGTCAGCGATCGCACTCCAGTAACCTTAGGAGAAGTGCGCTCTTGGGCTGTTTCTAAGTGAGGTTTTAGCTTATCCCATTTAAGGCTCCCAAAACATTTTAGATAAAATTGAAATGTATGTTATCTTGGCATTTTGTATGTTAATTTAGCATAAAGAGTAACGAAGAGCCGGAACTTTTTCTATATATATGGCTATCATTCTGGCCTAGCAAATATGCTCCATCCCTGTCAATAAAAAAATATTACAATAAACATGGGTACATTAAGAAAAGTTAATGGGTGTATCCATTGATGGATAAGGGTGTTCGGCTATTGTAGTAGATATGTATGGGGAAGTTCAGGCTGAACTTCCCCACCAATCACACCAGGTGCAATGTAGGGGCGCAACGCTTGCGCCCATTGTAAGGTCGAGAAATAACAGGCTGATAGCTTAATGCTATAAATCTTCTTCTACCAAAGCCTCGACCCGTCCTGTTTTGACCGCTTCCACCAAAGCGGCGTGATCTCGTTCTGTCTGCTCCGCATAAGCGCTCGCAAATTCTCCCATCGCTAGATCGAACTGATCTCCTTTCCCCAAATAACCGCTAATGGTGGCCGCATCTCCAGATTTGGCGTGGGCGCGGGCCAAGGTCCAGCCACAGAACTCGGCGTAGCGTTGCAGTTGGACGGCCGATACTCCCTCAATGGGTAGGGAAAACTTCATATCCCGCAGTTGCCGTAAATAGAAGTTATTGCCCCGTCTTCCCTGGGTCCAGCCTAAAAATATGTCGCTAGAGGATTGCATCAATCTCTGGCCTGTAACCACCCGTTGTCCCTGATTTTCATACTGGCTCTTGGCGGTATAGGGTTCCAGAACCGAAGGGCAAGCCTCCTTAACTTGTAGGATGAGGGGATGGTTATCTTCCGAGAACAATAGGGCGATATAACATCTGGTGCCGACACTACCAATGCCCACCACTTTCAGGGCAAAGTCCTCTAACTGGTAGCGATCGAACAGGACCCGGCGTTCCTCCGGCAGGGATTGGCGATAGTCTTCCAGACCCTCACGCACGAGAGTCTCCCAATCCGGTTCGTTGACATGGTAGAGAATGGGCGGCTGATCGACAAAGCGATTGCGTCCCCCGCTTTGGGTGACGATCTTGGGGTAGAGATGTTCGATGATGCGCTCGCGGGCCTTTGTCATCATCTGTTCCCGTATCTTCCGCGTCTTTTCGTCGGGGGCCATCTCGATCACCTGTTCCACTCCTATGCGCGTGTACCACACCTCTAACGGACTGAGGCGAGAATATTCCCGCAGGTGTTCCCGATAGGAACGAGCGCAATCGATCGCCGCCGCCTTCGATTCTCGATCGGATAGATCGCTATCCCTGCCAGCGATGACAAAGCTGACCACCAGACGCTTGAGATCCCATTCCCAAGGTGCGGGCAGGGTTTCGTCGAAATCGTTAATATCGAAGACTAAATTGCGTTCGGGGGTGGCAAAAAATCCGAAGTTCAAGAGGTGGCAATCTCCGCAGGCCTGCACGATAACGTCGGTTTTGGGAGTGGTGGCCAGATCGTAGGCCATCAAAGCAGCGGAACCGCGCAGGAAGGTAAAGGGACTCCGCAACATACGCCCGTAGCGGATGGGAATCAATTCCTGTAATCGCCCCCGATTTGATGCTTCGATGATCTCGATCGGCTCCCGACCGGCTGCGGGGGGTTGCCAGATAGCGTGGCTAGAACGCGGCAATCGCTCCCGCAGGGATTTACCGATCTGGATGCGTTCTTCCCGTGAACGGAATCGAGCTTGAGAAGGTGAGCGGATAGGGGTTTCTATTTGGTGGTTCATAGCGACTTTTTCCCCTGAATGAGATTACATCCCTTGCTGTTAGATGACTAAATGAAGACAAGCAATAGGAAATAGATAAGTCAATAGTGATGGTTCCCCTTCTGGGATAACTTTCTAACATTTCCTCCTGTAGAGATAGCTTCTGATGCTCGGTTCAACAATTAATCTTCACTCGCTTCTTATCTGGGGAAGATCAACATTATCGATCACACATTTTTTTCTGAAATGGCTATCTCTTAAATTTGCTTAACTTTTAGCCCAATGGCAGCCCGGCTATTTCGATTGTATCTTGAGCAAAAATTGCTCGTGGAATGCTCGTAACAAAATTTTATCTCAAATGTCGGGTGAAGATCGTCGGTTTTACCGAAGGGATGAAACAAAGGCGAGCACAGAACAGCGAAGCACAACTAAGAATAAGTGTCCGGCTCATGTTACGCTACCGCTAACGGGACTCAAACGATAACAAAAGATAACTGAGGGTATAATGGGACTTAAACGCTCAACAAAAGTCCAATCGAGTATAATCGTTACAGAATAAGCACTTAACGTTGAGAAATCGGCGATGAAAGAGACAACCCCTAGCGATGCCCCCCTGCTTTGACCGATGGTGTGGACGGTTTGACAATTGCTTCAAAAACGAAGCGCAAAAAAACGGCTTCAGACAATATTTAGGAGGATTATTAGGGGAAAGTGAGAGGAAAAACCTCCCTCAAATGGCCAATAATGCCGTCGGAGTAGTTTATAACCGATTACATCACTTTTTGACCGAATCGCCCTGGTCAGACCGTCAGGTAAATGAATGTCGCTTGCAAGTGATGAACCAATGCCGCCAGACGCAAATCCCCCGAGGATTTTCCCTGATTGTCGATGACTTAGGACATCGAAAAAGCGGCAATCTGACCGCCGGAGTTGGGAGGCAGTACCTGGGAGAAATTGGCTCCCACAGACAACGGAATAGTCGCCGTAACTACTCATCTCTATGACGGCAAAAAAAGTGTACCGCTAGACATTGAAATTTATCAACACGCTAGTTCTTTAAAGGAGGGGAAAGAAGACAAAGAATTTCAGAAGAAACCAGAGATAGCGATAGATTTAATTGACCGGAGCTTAACCAGAGGCTATCGACCGAAAATTGTGTTAATTGATGCTGGCTATGGCAACAACACGAGTTTTCTAAAAGCCCTAGAAGAAAGAAAGCTAAAATACTTAGGAGGAGTAGCCAAAAATCGAAAAGTAATTATTGAAAAAGAAGGGGGTGGAGAAGAAAAAATCCAGCTTGAGCAACTAGCAAAAAGCTTATCAGAAGGGGATTTTGAGAAAATAACTATTCAGCTAGAGCGAGAAAAACCGGTTTGGGTAGCGGTATTCAGAGCGAAAATATCTCAACTAGAAGGAGAAAGGAACTTGGCTATCGTCATGAATGCAAGTTCAATTGAAAAAGCTACAGAGGTGGACTATTTCATGACCAATGTAGTTGAGGCAGATACAGTAACAGCGTCGTGGATAGTGAGGACTTACACCGAAAGAAATTGGGTGGAAGTATTCTACCGAGAAGCCAAAGGATGGTTAGGGTTAAGAGAATATCAAGTCAGGGATAAACGAAGCTTACTTCGTCATTTTATCTTGGGGTTTTGTGCCTATACATTTATCTTGTGGCATAAGTTAACTGGGGGATTGCAAAGGCGGTGGGCGAATCGACCTTTAAACACTTTTGTGGAAGCCTTGGAAGCTTTTCGGACAGCGATGTCTTTCCGTTTCTTTGAGTGGCTGACCGAGAATCTGGATGTGTTTGCCGCTTACAAAGCCAGTTTAGGCTTTGTTTGGGCTTAAAATTTGTTTAAGTCCCATTAAGCCATTATCCATTTTTATTTGAATAATTTCTGTTGCTTGTTTTTCGGTTTCCCTCAGGGTTTCCCACCATTGATATAGACTATCTACCATAAAGTCACTCGTTTTTTAAGAACCTCCAAAGTTAAGATAAAGTTGTCCCTTATCCTCATCAACAATGCCACAGGGAATAGATTTTTCTTTTTCTCCTAAATCATGATCTTGAGCCTGATTATTTCCTCTGGTTTTGCCGCCACGGTAATATTCTCCCAGTTCTACTGTC
This Microcystis wesenbergii NRERC-220 DNA region includes the following protein-coding sequences:
- a CDS encoding Uma2 family endonuclease, yielding MITVEPITLNLKSVNLSDEQFYQLCHNNDDWRIEENAEGELIIMPPVGAISGNREADLNADLVIWNRQTKLGKVFSSSTIFTLPKGGKRSPDVAWIANQRWEALPREEQEKFARICPDFVIELRSRTDSLSQLQAKMQEYLVSGLRLGWLIDPISQQVAIYRQNQEVEIVSLPTTLSGEDVLPGFTLELPLF
- a CDS encoding Uma2 family endonuclease is translated as MIATTTISPQLTIPRLENGDKLTRREFERRYNAMPKLKKAELIEGIVYIMASPLRIKNHGEPHAQIITWLGLYQAFTPNLQLGDNCTVRLDADNEPQPDALLRIKNGGQSTISEDGYVEGAPELIVEIAASTVSLDLHQKLNVYRRNQVQEYLVWRVEDGEFDWFRLTNEEYIKLEPNSEGIICSQIFPGLWLDRDALLAGDLAKVLEVLQLGIARR
- a CDS encoding S8 family serine peptidase — protein: MTNLPTIPGLKELQKQTKGASEITVAILDGVVDTDHPCFKGAALTRLPTLVQHQATAWQMSTHGTHIASLIFGQPNSDIQGIALNLQVLSPRPSTVPLGDRLVVVPVRLVVVPVE
- a CDS encoding Uma2 family endonuclease, with protein sequence MSAITPTAQPSTTIQDPSATVYCASPLPDHTQLPDKDGSFVKNYQEPPQADLLTDTITPLLEQLHPDGNYCLGRDCGIYWRLPEHPESLEKGAVAPDWFYVPHVPTTIEGQVRRSFVMWKETIEPVIALEFVSGNGEEERDKTPVKGKFWIYERAIQIPFYGIYEVNKAQIEMYQLVNGRYQKMTPNQRGHYPIVPLKVELGIWQGEYQNQSFPWLRWWDGEGNLLLTSQESTQQERQRAEQERQRADRLAEQLRALGIEPED
- a CDS encoding PatA/PatG family cyanobactin maturation protease; amino-acid sequence: MPDLNAIPGMTALRSHTKGDPRIKIAVLDGPIDLDRACFQGANITRLDPYWSEEFPIDPQHLQAFLDVEKSGKSEEEKEDLFKEAIPDQNIRESLHLRFHANHIISTICGQPDSPVEGIAPNATVINIPIAYSNEDFINPLNLSRAISTAIEQGVNIIHCAACHPTQSGLAHEFIDKAIRQAQANNILVIAPGGNDKGECWCVPAVLENVLTVGAMKDTGEPFKFSNFGGKYATQGILAPGENILGAQPGTDDPIRKKGTSCAAPIVTGTAALLMSLQLEQGLSPDAEAVRAALINSAIPCDPNQVEEPERCLLGKINIAGAYELITGQKLSSLPSSITENAITSPILSGKYILDPQPIATGSFKIYKAVDATNPGVNLAIKVYQLNLEEQLATGNKTFFKSLSKEMANEALKREIQALTELKHPRIIKLLDYGVDEHTDNEFLVLEWMDWNLEDYLQVYPYKDWHDFYINIALPILEGLEFCHRHHYIHRDIHPTNILIDNQSNVKLADFNVSTKIDNNDNSNITLVSLLKLGRGIYVPPEPGNGLNSYTRDVFAFGILVLDCLTDVELSNYEDVLAALQKLDAPLPIKNLIAATIALDPEKRPATAKVLLRELQAIENLEQLKKPLVKESEIKLNSHLVSGNTNLNQVSSNIAVTTPVSANLINASQASITPSQRSNLVYVLGTLGYDFGTEARRDTFKQLMPTITIDNLELPSNPYDARQMVDYLESNLSETKSLIWTVNLELTPIYAIKPVGAFAAEIYQVMQYMLAGQILPEADEDYVERVSIPGMLTEETVRLFSGQIVPVIKVNSPRGMYGWKVNTLIESALETVSAEHEIADEARMRRSLTSFLNRIYYDLRNVGQIARDRALNFAATNAFQAVQTFSQAVAMGMELHSIEVEKSPFCRYGSECWDVKLKFFDPENGLRAKRVFRFTIDVSDRTPVTLGEVRSWAVSK
- a CDS encoding DUF2252 domain-containing protein, with the translated sequence MNHQIETPIRSPSQARFRSREERIQIGKSLRERLPRSSHAIWQPPAAGREPIEIIEASNRGRLQELIPIRYGRMLRSPFTFLRGSAALMAYDLATTPKTDVIVQACGDCHLLNFGFFATPERNLVFDINDFDETLPAPWEWDLKRLVVSFVIAGRDSDLSDRESKAAAIDCARSYREHLREYSRLSPLEVWYTRIGVEQVIEMAPDEKTRKIREQMMTKARERIIEHLYPKIVTQSGGRNRFVDQPPILYHVNEPDWETLVREGLEDYRQSLPEERRVLFDRYQLEDFALKVVGIGSVGTRCYIALLFSEDNHPLILQVKEACPSVLEPYTAKSQYENQGQRVVTGQRLMQSSSDIFLGWTQGRRGNNFYLRQLRDMKFSLPIEGVSAVQLQRYAEFCGWTLARAHAKSGDAATISGYLGKGDQFDLAMGEFASAYAEQTERDHAALVEAVKTGRVEALVEEDL
- a CDS encoding ISAzo13-like element transposase-related protein; the encoded protein is MPETDAIFLNLKKRDEENSEKVKRISMDCKATVELGEYYRGGKTRGNNQAQDHDLGEKEKSIPCGIVDEDKGQLYLNFGGS